The Sulfolobus acidocaldarius DSM 639 genome has a window encoding:
- a CDS encoding NOG1 family protein: MLNPFEKISIPNDPETVIKTILNRIPKINGNTPKDREIRRIKYVVEQVRKYRVFLDTFPKISDLHPFYRELLEITSGDIGHFQRCLSAIRKSVLLAEKLSDEYISLIKRDPQNRPNKYMRQYVGRVFSVLRKRKECIDLVIRISKELKKLQTIDPYLPTIIVAGPPNVGKSSLVSKISSAKPEIASYPFTTKEIHVGHITSGILTVQVIDTPGILDRPMKDRNVVELKAINAIKNLNGIILFLFDASNSSMYTYKEQLDLYREIMGLGKVVIPVINKIDDLNEELYNAIKNEIKNEQIFEISAEKNTGINELLNYALKLLSKQSEVLDN; the protein is encoded by the coding sequence ATGTTGAATCCTTTTGAGAAAATTTCAATACCAAATGATCCTGAAACAGTTATAAAAACAATCCTTAACAGAATTCCAAAAATCAATGGAAATACTCCGAAGGACAGAGAAATAAGGAGAATAAAATATGTTGTGGAACAAGTTAGGAAATATCGTGTTTTTTTAGACACTTTTCCAAAAATAAGTGATCTTCACCCATTCTATAGAGAACTTTTGGAAATAACTTCAGGAGATATAGGACATTTTCAAAGATGCCTGTCTGCAATTAGGAAAAGTGTATTATTAGCTGAGAAACTCTCAGATGAATATATCTCACTCATAAAGAGGGATCCACAAAATAGACCAAATAAATATATGAGACAATACGTTGGAAGAGTCTTCTCCGTACTGAGGAAGAGGAAGGAGTGTATTGACTTAGTAATTAGAATTTCGAAGGAATTAAAGAAATTACAGACCATCGATCCCTATTTGCCGACAATAATAGTTGCAGGACCACCCAATGTTGGTAAAAGTAGCCTAGTGAGTAAAATATCCTCAGCTAAACCTGAGATAGCATCATACCCATTTACCACCAAGGAGATACATGTTGGACATATAACGTCTGGTATATTAACTGTCCAAGTTATAGATACGCCAGGGATCTTAGATAGACCTATGAAAGACAGAAACGTGGTGGAGTTAAAGGCTATTAATGCGATTAAGAACTTAAATGGCATAATCCTGTTCTTATTTGACGCATCAAACTCATCAATGTATACTTATAAGGAACAACTTGATCTATATAGAGAAATAATGGGCTTAGGAAAAGTGGTCATTCCAGTAATTAATAAGATTGATGACCTAAATGAGGAACTTTATAACGCTATAAAAAATGAAATAAAAAATGAGCAAATTTTTGAAATAAGTGCAGAGAAGAACACTGGAATAAATGAACTTTTAAACTACGCTCTTAAACTATTATCGAAACAGAGTGAAGTATTGGATAATTGA
- a CDS encoding 7-carboxy-7-deazaguanine synthase QueE, translating into MKYWIIEIFTSIQGEGEVIGTPSNFVRLAGCHMRCIWCDTKYSWHKYDGKELSIQEIISKINVSVKTTTITGGEPLLQDIIPLAEELKKLEQRIVVETSGTIKPNQKLMELVDVFSVSPKLSNAGYRLKYNFKDDDWATYYKFVIVNPKTDIPEVIKFVEENRIDHRKVLLQPDGRRNDYVNALKELADSVMEFGVQFRVLPQLHRIISYR; encoded by the coding sequence GTGAAGTATTGGATAATTGAGATATTCACATCGATTCAGGGAGAAGGAGAAGTAATTGGTACACCGTCTAACTTCGTTAGATTAGCAGGATGTCATATGCGTTGCATATGGTGTGATACCAAGTACTCTTGGCATAAATATGATGGTAAAGAGTTAAGTATTCAGGAGATTATCTCGAAAATTAACGTCTCGGTAAAGACCACTACAATAACAGGTGGAGAACCCCTTCTACAAGACATAATCCCCTTAGCTGAAGAGTTAAAAAAACTAGAGCAGAGGATAGTAGTAGAAACTAGTGGAACTATAAAGCCTAACCAGAAATTAATGGAACTAGTAGACGTTTTCTCTGTATCCCCTAAATTGAGTAATGCTGGTTATAGGTTAAAGTACAACTTTAAGGACGACGACTGGGCTACCTACTATAAATTTGTTATAGTTAATCCCAAGACCGATATACCGGAAGTAATAAAATTTGTAGAAGAAAACAGGATAGATCACAGAAAAGTTCTACTCCAGCCTGATGGAAGAAGGAACGATTATGTAAATGCCTTAAAGGAGTTAGCTGATTCTGTAATGGAATTTGGTGTCCAGTTTAGAGTCCTCCCCCAACTTCATAGAATCATTAGCTACAGATAA
- the pyrI gene encoding aspartate carbamoyltransferase regulatory subunit: protein MEIQGNRKELMVSKIKNGTVIDHIPAGRAFAVLNVLGIKGHEGFRIALVINVDSKKMGKKDIVKIEDKEISDTEANLITLIAPTATINIVREYEVVKKTKLEVPKVVKGILKCPNPYCITSNDVEAIPTFKTLTEKPLKMRCEYCETIIDENEIMSQILGANNK, encoded by the coding sequence ATGGAGATCCAAGGTAATAGAAAGGAACTAATGGTAAGTAAAATAAAGAACGGTACAGTCATAGACCACATACCGGCAGGAAGAGCATTCGCAGTACTTAATGTCTTAGGTATAAAGGGACATGAAGGATTTAGAATTGCATTAGTTATAAATGTTGATAGCAAGAAAATGGGTAAGAAGGATATTGTAAAGATAGAAGATAAAGAGATAAGTGATACAGAAGCTAACCTTATTACATTAATAGCACCAACAGCTACAATTAATATAGTTAGGGAGTATGAGGTTGTAAAGAAAACCAAGTTAGAGGTTCCTAAGGTGGTAAAGGGAATACTGAAATGTCCAAATCCTTACTGCATAACGAGTAATGATGTGGAAGCTATTCCCACTTTCAAAACATTGACGGAAAAACCATTAAAAATGAGATGTGAGTATTGTGAGACAATAATTGACGAGAACGAGATAATGAGCCAGATA
- the pyrE gene encoding orotate phosphoribosyltransferase — protein MDFVKALLDKKLLLIGNFMLTSGKVSPYYLDLRKLPNHPDIFSFVVSSAVDIVKGINFDMILGVVTGGVPFASFIACKLNKPMGYIRAEKKGHGTERLLEADVDGKKVIVVDDVATTGGSILKAVEEVRKAGGKVEHALVIVDREEGAFEKLESVGIRLLSVYKVSEILNSLIKSNLVAENEKKLISDYMVKNIGKS, from the coding sequence ATGGATTTCGTGAAAGCTCTACTTGATAAAAAATTGCTTTTGATAGGAAATTTTATGTTAACATCAGGTAAAGTTAGCCCCTATTACCTAGATTTAAGGAAACTCCCCAACCATCCTGACATATTTTCATTCGTCGTTAGTTCTGCAGTCGACATAGTAAAAGGTATTAATTTTGATATGATATTGGGAGTTGTTACTGGGGGCGTTCCATTTGCCTCATTTATTGCTTGTAAGTTGAATAAACCTATGGGATACATCAGAGCTGAGAAAAAGGGTCACGGCACTGAAAGATTGTTGGAAGCTGACGTAGATGGTAAGAAGGTAATCGTTGTAGATGATGTAGCTACTACTGGTGGTTCAATTCTTAAAGCAGTGGAGGAGGTAAGGAAAGCTGGAGGTAAAGTTGAACATGCTCTAGTTATAGTCGATAGAGAAGAAGGAGCTTTTGAAAAATTAGAAAGTGTAGGTATAAGGTTATTGTCAGTATATAAGGTAAGCGAAATACTGAATTCTCTAATTAAGTCAAATCTCGTCGCTGAGAATGAAAAAAAGCTCATATCTGATTATATGGTGAAAAATATTGGAAAAAGCTAG
- the purQ gene encoding phosphoribosylformylglycinamidine synthase I, translated as MRVAVIKFPGTTCEIDVYKALKEVGVESEIVRHKDFDPDNFKAVIIPGGFSFGDYLRAGSIAASTETMKKIKEMADAGKVVIGICNGFQILVESGILQGALLPNLNLRFLSKWVYLKVNRFDTVLTRGLTKTVVRVPIAHAEGRYYHNDSEMAKRIAVFLYSDENGNVDDKNNPNGSIYNIAGIANESGNVIGMMPHPERASFNLTSPDGETDGLLLLRGLKRIEA; from the coding sequence GTGAGGGTAGCAGTAATTAAGTTCCCAGGAACCACTTGCGAGATTGATGTCTATAAGGCTCTTAAAGAGGTGGGGGTAGAGAGTGAAATAGTTAGGCATAAGGACTTTGATCCTGATAACTTTAAGGCAGTAATTATACCAGGTGGATTCAGCTTCGGAGATTATCTGAGAGCTGGGAGTATTGCTGCTAGTACAGAGACCATGAAAAAAATAAAAGAGATGGCAGATGCTGGAAAAGTAGTTATCGGGATCTGTAATGGTTTTCAGATCTTGGTGGAAAGTGGGATACTTCAGGGTGCATTATTACCTAACCTGAATTTACGTTTCTTGAGCAAATGGGTTTATCTAAAGGTAAATAGGTTTGACACTGTTCTCACCAGAGGTTTAACTAAAACTGTAGTTAGAGTACCCATAGCTCACGCTGAAGGAAGATATTACCATAATGACTCTGAGATGGCAAAAAGAATTGCAGTTTTTCTCTACTCTGACGAGAATGGTAACGTTGATGATAAAAATAATCCTAATGGCTCTATCTATAACATTGCAGGTATAGCTAATGAGAGTGGTAATGTTATAGGTATGATGCCTCATCCTGAAAGAGCCTCTTTTAATTTAACGTCTCCAGACGGGGAGACAGATGGTTTATTGCTATTAAGGGGGTTGAAAAGAATTGAGGCTTAG
- the purC gene encoding phosphoribosylaminoimidazolesuccinocarboxamide synthase produces the protein MEPKRVAEGKTKIVYEFDPEHYLLRFKDSITAGDGARKDELPGKGTLNAQTSALFFRLLEKNDIRTHYVGMYDEKTMIVTKLKMIPVEVVLRNIATGSIVKRLPIKEGEVFDPPIVEFFLKDDLRHDPLLNYSHLQYFNLLTRKEAEIVEEVIVKVNAVMKNFLKERGLVLYDLKLEFGKDKDNNLIVGDEITLDSMRVRDEKTNKILDKDLYRKGESLEVVKKAYEDFFNLISR, from the coding sequence ATGGAACCTAAGAGGGTCGCAGAGGGAAAAACCAAAATAGTATATGAATTCGATCCTGAGCATTATCTTCTTAGATTTAAAGATAGTATAACCGCAGGTGATGGTGCCAGAAAAGATGAACTTCCGGGTAAAGGTACTTTAAATGCTCAAACTTCAGCGCTGTTCTTCAGATTATTAGAGAAGAACGATATCAGAACTCATTACGTTGGTATGTATGACGAAAAAACGATGATAGTCACTAAATTGAAGATGATTCCAGTAGAGGTAGTTCTAAGAAACATTGCAACTGGAAGCATAGTAAAGAGATTACCTATAAAAGAGGGAGAGGTATTTGATCCTCCAATAGTGGAATTTTTCCTTAAAGACGATTTAAGGCATGACCCATTATTAAATTACTCTCACCTACAGTACTTCAACTTGTTAACCAGGAAGGAAGCTGAAATAGTAGAGGAAGTGATAGTTAAGGTAAATGCTGTAATGAAAAACTTCCTTAAAGAGAGGGGTTTAGTCTTATACGATTTGAAGCTCGAGTTCGGAAAAGATAAAGATAACAATTTGATCGTTGGAGACGAGATAACGCTTGATTCAATGAGAGTTAGAGATGAAAAAACAAACAAAATTTTAGATAAAGACTTATACAGAAAGGGCGAGTCATTAGAGGTAGTAAAGAAGGCATATGAAGACTTCTTTAACTTGATATCAAGGTGA
- the purS gene encoding phosphoribosylformylglycinamidine synthase subunit PurS, whose protein sequence is MIKTLYNVELIIISKDGIRDPEGETIQRYVVQKSTNNVRETRAGKYLLFRIESNSSEEAQETVKRIAEEMRLFNPIVHKIIIRVSRSEGSSN, encoded by the coding sequence GTGATAAAGACGTTATATAATGTTGAGCTCATAATAATCAGTAAGGATGGTATAAGAGATCCTGAAGGAGAGACAATTCAACGTTATGTTGTACAGAAATCTACAAATAACGTAAGAGAAACCAGAGCTGGCAAGTATTTACTTTTCAGAATAGAGAGTAATTCTTCTGAAGAAGCTCAAGAGACAGTGAAGAGAATAGCTGAGGAGATGAGACTGTTCAACCCCATTGTTCATAAGATCATTATCAGGGTGTCAAGGAGTGAGGGTAGCAGTAATTAA
- a CDS encoding tRNA-wybutosine modification methyltransferase TYW3: MTSWEEYKAKAWERINRDKEIGYLDPDIYDILKAFFSRQKSYTQSSCSGRISIIDAKLPWERRDSTVVFKDHLKFSVEDLYDVLDKGIVRRLWLIVQGPIIHVYTKDMEEALNVLKLARDVGFKHSGILSFNDKGILVELRTGVKMVHLLKPNLPEEEAKHLVEVSLEILNKGKEKLNNLRNIVELSVANDSMKLGEDSKLDTKFHYRIS, encoded by the coding sequence ATGACTAGTTGGGAGGAATATAAGGCTAAAGCTTGGGAGAGGATAAACAGAGACAAGGAGATAGGTTATCTAGACCCTGATATATATGATATTTTAAAAGCGTTCTTCTCAAGGCAGAAGTCTTATACACAGAGCAGTTGCAGTGGTAGAATTAGTATAATAGATGCTAAATTACCTTGGGAAAGGAGAGACTCCACGGTAGTATTTAAAGATCATTTAAAATTTTCGGTAGAAGATCTATATGATGTTTTAGATAAGGGAATTGTACGAAGGCTTTGGCTCATTGTTCAAGGACCTATTATTCATGTTTACACTAAGGATATGGAGGAAGCATTAAACGTTCTAAAACTTGCTAGGGACGTTGGTTTTAAACATAGTGGGATTTTATCCTTTAACGATAAAGGAATTTTAGTGGAACTAAGGACAGGTGTCAAGATGGTTCATTTACTTAAGCCTAATCTTCCAGAAGAGGAAGCAAAACATTTGGTAGAAGTTTCTTTAGAAATCCTGAACAAGGGAAAGGAAAAATTAAACAATTTAAGGAATATAGTGGAGTTATCTGTAGCTAATGATTCTATGAAGTTGGGGGAGGACTCTAAACTGGACACCAAATTCCATTACAGAATCAGCTAA
- a CDS encoding phosphate uptake regulator PhoU — translation MSKPIVRRIQLTGGSTYIISLPKGWVKQHSLKPGDEVEIAEDRQMRLILSPRAGNDTDKKERSITMNCEGADISFLVREIIAYYMAGYSLVDVYCNKFNTMEKEKIKELVRNRLLGAEVIDESSNNISIQFLVNEKDLSITKSLGRAFNISYNMFRDALNGLQKGDKELSKEIRNRDDDVDRFFFYTIRQLSLSVEYPDILDEEKFNLTQLTDISSIAKSIERVSDHAIRIAEQTQSIERLNNETVYNHGMSVIELYKTSFSAFSNRDRKRAHDVINKGFETLDTNSKLSENVIMNFHSLKDDSSTLIVLDSIRRVTRYSMDIAEATIDLLAKQTE, via the coding sequence ATGAGTAAACCTATAGTTAGGAGGATTCAATTAACTGGAGGCTCAACATATATTATCTCGTTACCTAAAGGATGGGTTAAGCAACATTCTCTCAAACCAGGAGATGAAGTCGAAATTGCTGAGGACAGGCAAATGAGACTAATTCTTAGTCCTAGAGCTGGGAATGATACAGATAAGAAAGAGAGAAGTATAACTATGAACTGTGAAGGAGCTGATATCTCGTTCTTAGTGAGAGAAATTATAGCGTATTACATGGCAGGATACTCATTGGTTGACGTTTATTGTAACAAGTTTAATACAATGGAGAAGGAGAAGATAAAAGAATTAGTAAGAAATAGACTTTTAGGTGCTGAAGTTATAGACGAAAGCTCGAATAATATATCTATTCAATTCCTGGTCAATGAAAAAGATTTATCCATAACTAAATCATTAGGAAGAGCATTCAATATATCCTATAACATGTTTAGAGACGCATTAAATGGGTTACAAAAAGGAGACAAGGAGTTATCCAAGGAGATAAGAAATAGAGATGATGACGTGGATAGGTTTTTCTTCTATACCATAAGACAACTCTCGTTATCAGTCGAATATCCAGATATACTTGATGAGGAGAAGTTCAATCTCACTCAGCTTACTGATATCTCATCAATAGCTAAGTCTATAGAGAGAGTATCAGATCATGCAATACGAATAGCTGAACAGACTCAATCCATAGAGAGGTTAAACAACGAAACCGTATACAACCACGGTATGTCAGTGATCGAACTCTACAAAACGTCATTTTCAGCTTTTTCCAATAGAGACCGAAAGAGAGCCCATGATGTTATAAATAAGGGATTTGAGACATTAGATACTAATAGTAAACTCTCAGAAAACGTTATTATGAACTTTCACAGTTTAAAGGACGATAGTTCCACGTTAATAGTGTTAGACTCAATAAGAAGGGTAACAAGATATTCAATGGATATTGCTGAGGCTACTATAGATCTATTGGCTAAGCAAACTGAGTGA
- the metG gene encoding methionine--tRNA ligase subunit beta translates to MSEITIDDFAKMDLRVGIVKEAERIEGTKLLKLIVDLGTETRQIISGIAEYYTPQELLGKKVVVIVNLKPRKIRGFESQGMILAAGCKEDEAKGIKPKILTVDGETPAGTKVC, encoded by the coding sequence ATGAGCGAGATAACAATAGACGACTTCGCAAAAATGGATCTTCGAGTGGGGATAGTTAAAGAAGCTGAGAGGATAGAAGGAACTAAATTACTAAAGTTAATTGTAGACCTAGGAACTGAAACTAGGCAGATAATAAGCGGAATCGCAGAGTATTATACACCACAGGAGCTATTGGGTAAAAAGGTTGTTGTCATAGTAAATTTGAAGCCTAGAAAAATAAGGGGATTTGAAAGTCAGGGAATGATACTAGCTGCTGGATGTAAAGAAGATGAAGCAAAAGGAATAAAACCTAAGATATTAACTGTAGACGGGGAAACTCCCGCAGGAACGAAAGTATGTTGA
- a CDS encoding orotidine 5'-phosphate decarboxylase, protein MEKARIILALDKILPINLLKDFTTHINKIKISYVTLLEGGLGYLKDIRKLDWDEIIFDLKLADIDSTMISIVKNLEQFADSYISHSFIGYEGALDKLKNYLDSRNKGLYLVLSMSHKGWNDDYYKYLKSIVNVTKPKGIVVGATKPLMLKLARSDFPNTIIISPGVGVQGAKIGEAICNGADYEIIGRSIYDSGEPLKTLIEFIDNQKVTINECKVRQT, encoded by the coding sequence TTGGAAAAAGCTAGAATAATTTTAGCTTTAGATAAGATTTTGCCTATAAACTTACTAAAGGATTTCACTACCCATATAAACAAAATAAAAATTAGCTATGTAACATTGCTAGAAGGAGGTCTTGGTTATCTTAAAGATATTAGGAAATTGGACTGGGACGAGATAATTTTTGATTTAAAGTTAGCTGATATAGACTCTACCATGATATCTATTGTGAAAAATCTAGAGCAATTTGCAGACTCTTATATATCCCACTCATTCATAGGTTATGAAGGAGCTCTAGATAAATTGAAAAACTATCTTGACAGTAGGAACAAAGGATTGTATCTAGTTCTTTCAATGTCCCATAAAGGATGGAATGACGATTATTATAAGTACTTGAAAAGTATAGTCAATGTGACAAAACCTAAAGGAATAGTTGTAGGTGCCACTAAGCCTTTAATGCTCAAGTTAGCGAGATCAGATTTTCCAAATACCATAATTATTTCTCCTGGTGTTGGTGTCCAAGGTGCCAAAATAGGTGAGGCAATATGTAATGGTGCTGATTATGAAATAATTGGAAGGAGTATTTATGACTCTGGAGAGCCTTTAAAAACGCTAATAGAATTTATTGATAATCAGAAGGTAACAATAAATGAGTGTAAAGTTCGGCAAACATGA
- the cdvB3 gene encoding cell division protein CdvB3, producing MKKRTIAELLTDIRMAKYKIDMWISKAENRNKALERLSLSNIGRFPLLSKEYIKETELTRKYIVTLVQLKILLEILEIRLETLIILGNVVTYLSPLVEALNELKGQLGASIEFSPIIDEIIETIRTVYIAPNTVQQSPQINVKEEARQLLKEAEDVAKKELKENYKIEI from the coding sequence GTGAAGAAAAGGACGATTGCTGAATTACTCACTGACATTCGTATGGCTAAGTATAAAATCGATATGTGGATAAGTAAAGCTGAGAATAGAAACAAAGCGCTAGAAAGATTGTCGCTGTCAAACATAGGTAGATTTCCTTTGCTCAGTAAAGAATACATTAAGGAAACAGAGCTTACGAGGAAATACATAGTAACTTTGGTTCAACTAAAAATTCTATTAGAAATTCTTGAAATAAGGCTGGAAACATTGATAATTTTAGGGAATGTAGTTACCTACCTATCTCCACTGGTAGAGGCATTGAACGAGTTAAAGGGACAATTAGGAGCATCTATAGAGTTTTCCCCTATAATTGATGAAATTATTGAGACTATAAGGACAGTCTATATAGCTCCCAACACTGTTCAGCAGAGTCCCCAAATTAACGTGAAAGAGGAAGCTAGACAACTACTTAAAGAAGCTGAGGATGTGGCTAAGAAGGAGCTTAAAGAAAACTATAAAATTGAGATTTAA
- the pyrB gene encoding aspartate carbamoyltransferase has protein sequence MKHIISAYNFSRDELEDIFALTDKYSKNLNDTRKILSGKTISIAFFEPSTRTYLSFQKAIINLGGDVIGFSGEESTSVAKGENLADTIRMLNNYSDGIVMRHKYDGASRFASEISDIPVINAGDGKHEHPTQAVIDIYTINKHFNTIDGLVFALLGDLKYARTVNSLLRILTRFRPKLVYLISPQLLRARKEILDELNYPVKEVENPFEVINEVDVLYVTRIQKERFVDEMEYEKIKGSYIVSLDLANKMKKDSIILHPLPRVNEIDRKVDKTTKAKYFEQASYGVPVRMSILTKIYGE, from the coding sequence TTGAAACATATAATTTCGGCGTATAATTTTTCTCGTGATGAGCTAGAGGACATATTTGCCCTAACAGATAAGTATAGTAAAAATCTAAATGATACCAGAAAAATACTTAGTGGTAAGACAATATCCATAGCTTTCTTTGAGCCTAGTACACGTACATATCTAAGTTTCCAAAAGGCAATAATCAATCTAGGAGGAGATGTAATAGGGTTCAGCGGAGAGGAATCAACCTCAGTTGCTAAAGGAGAGAATCTAGCGGATACAATAAGAATGTTGAATAACTATTCTGACGGTATTGTAATGAGACATAAATACGATGGTGCGTCTAGATTTGCATCAGAAATATCAGATATACCAGTCATTAATGCAGGAGATGGTAAGCACGAGCATCCTACCCAGGCTGTAATAGACATTTACACAATAAATAAGCACTTTAATACAATTGATGGGTTAGTTTTTGCGCTTCTAGGAGACCTAAAATACGCTAGAACAGTAAATAGTCTGCTTCGTATACTAACAAGGTTTAGACCAAAGTTAGTTTATCTAATTTCGCCTCAATTGTTAAGAGCTCGAAAGGAGATACTTGACGAGTTAAACTATCCCGTTAAAGAAGTAGAGAATCCATTTGAAGTAATAAACGAAGTTGACGTTTTATACGTAACCAGGATACAAAAGGAAAGATTTGTAGATGAAATGGAATACGAAAAGATAAAAGGAAGTTACATTGTTAGTCTAGACTTAGCAAATAAAATGAAGAAAGATTCTATAATATTACACCCTCTTCCTAGAGTTAATGAGATTGACAGAAAAGTGGACAAGACTACTAAGGCAAAGTATTTTGAACAAGCCTCTTACGGTGTACCCGTAAGAATGAGCATACTTACTAAGATTTATGGTGAGTGA